One segment of Balaenoptera ricei isolate mBalRic1 chromosome 8, mBalRic1.hap2, whole genome shotgun sequence DNA contains the following:
- the LOC132369916 gene encoding follitropin subunit beta: protein MKLVQFCFLFCCWTAICCNCCELTNITITVEKEECGFCISMNTTWCKGYCYTRDLVYKDPARPNIQKTCTFKELVYETVKVPGCAHHADSLYTYPVASECHCGKCDSDSTDCTVRGLGPSYCSFSEIKE from the exons ATGAAGTTGGTCCAgttttgctttctcttctgttGCTGGACAGCAATCTGCTGCAACTGCTGCGAGCTGACCAACATCACCATCACGGTGGAGAAAGAGGAATGTGGCTTCTGCATAAGCATGAACACCACATGGTGTAAGGGCTACTGCTACACCCGG GATCTAGTGTACAAGGATCCAGCCAGGCCCAACATCCAGAAAACATGTACCTTCAAGGAGCTGGTGTACGAGACGGTCAAAGTGCCTGGCTGTGCTCACCACGCAGACTCCCTGTATACGTACCCAGTAGCCTCTGAATGTCACTGTGGCAAGTGTGACAGCGACAGCACTGACTGCACCGTGCGAGGCCTGGGGCCCAGCTACTGCTCCTTCAGTGAAATCAAAGAATAA